A window of the Dioscorea cayenensis subsp. rotundata cultivar TDr96_F1 chromosome 14, TDr96_F1_v2_PseudoChromosome.rev07_lg8_w22 25.fasta, whole genome shotgun sequence genome harbors these coding sequences:
- the LOC120276134 gene encoding uncharacterized protein LOC120276134: protein MMLEDQLTTFIYDVRHDEDFVNIGDLGGFAIKMIDTGKCTIFPLVYRLIELALVLPVATTSVERAFSAMNIVKTDLRNKMGDEWMNDSMIIYIEKEPPLSINPGSVPGYGHEVPKSFQNKTMAEGLTQSLRYS, encoded by the exons TTTTATTTATGATGTGCGACATGATGAAGATTTTGTAAATATCGGGGACTTGGGAGGTTTTGCTATAAAGATGATTGATACTGGCAAATGTACTATTTTTCCACTCGTTTATCGTCTTATTGAGTTGGCATTGGTTTTGCCAGTTGCGACAACTAGTGTAGAGAGGGCATTTTCGGCGatgaatattgtgaaaactGACTTGCGCAACAAAATGGGAGACGAGTGGATGAACGATAGCATGATTATCTATATTGAGAAAgag CCCCCCCTATCAATAAatcctggttccgtccctggtTACGGCCATGAGGTGCCtaaatcatttcaaaataaaacaatggcCGAGGGATTGACCCAATCTCTTCGATATTCATAA